From a region of the Xylanibacillus composti genome:
- a CDS encoding ABC transporter permease has translation MSRTDAMPTGGAATISGKTKVKSEAPGKHRQEKLRAAVQGLILPASILASWQLAGTLEWISPIMLPAPSAIFMAFVDLTASGELFSHLQISVYRAALGFALGGGLGLLLGMISGLFRRAEQTVDPTLQMLRMIPHLAITPLFILWFGFGELSKILLIAKGAFFPLYVNTFLGIRNADAKLFDVARVLEFNRWKQITRLVLPSAMPNILLGLRLSLGIAWLGLVVAELMGSSEGVGYLIMDARQFSQTAIVFVGIIIFAVVGKLTDSVVRYLEKRLLRWRDSFTG, from the coding sequence ATGAGCAGAACAGATGCAATGCCAACAGGTGGAGCCGCCACCATCAGCGGCAAGACAAAGGTCAAATCCGAAGCACCCGGGAAACATAGGCAGGAGAAGCTTCGTGCAGCCGTACAAGGATTGATTTTGCCTGCAAGCATTCTGGCAAGCTGGCAACTCGCAGGCACGCTTGAATGGATATCTCCTATTATGCTGCCTGCTCCTTCAGCCATATTTATGGCATTTGTTGATTTGACGGCAAGCGGCGAGCTGTTTAGCCATTTGCAAATCAGCGTATATCGGGCTGCCCTGGGCTTTGCGCTGGGTGGAGGGCTGGGATTGCTCCTTGGCATGATAAGCGGGTTGTTTCGGCGAGCGGAACAAACCGTCGATCCAACGTTGCAAATGCTGCGCATGATCCCGCATTTGGCCATAACGCCCTTATTTATCCTTTGGTTCGGCTTTGGCGAACTATCCAAAATTCTGCTTATCGCAAAAGGAGCATTCTTCCCTTTATATGTGAATACTTTTTTGGGTATACGGAATGCGGACGCCAAGCTGTTTGACGTGGCAAGAGTATTGGAATTCAATCGCTGGAAGCAAATCACCAGACTGGTGCTGCCTTCGGCCATGCCTAATATATTGCTGGGCTTGCGCTTATCGCTGGGAATTGCGTGGTTGGGACTGGTCGTGGCAGAGCTGATGGGATCAAGCGAAGGCGTCGGGTACCTGATTATGGATGCACGGCAATTTTCCCAAACAGCTATTGTGTTCGTCGGCATTATTATATTTGCTGTAGTAGGGAAGCTGACAGATTCAGTCGTGCGTTATCTGGAGAAACGCTTGCTGCGCTGGCGGGACAGCTTTACTGGATAA
- a CDS encoding GrpB family protein: MSDHNRYAVRIVPYSSDWSLEFDKEKKLLMEIMAPHIAVMEHIGSTSIPQQEAKPIIDIFAAVHPFLVYTVYAELLDHSGYRYVETGMIGRHLFAKELAGTRTHHLHILPLEGLYERNELLFRDYLRAHPDLVKQYGELKRMLAEQHGSDPESYTRAKTSFIQRVVDWARTERGLPLEKVWD, encoded by the coding sequence ATGTCTGACCATAATCGCTATGCTGTCAGAATCGTTCCGTACAGCTCTGACTGGTCCCTAGAATTTGATAAAGAGAAAAAGCTGCTGATGGAAATAATGGCTCCGCATATCGCTGTCATGGAACATATCGGCAGCACTTCCATCCCCCAGCAAGAAGCCAAACCCATCATTGATATATTTGCTGCCGTTCATCCATTTCTTGTGTACACGGTTTATGCGGAGCTGCTAGACCATTCAGGCTATCGCTATGTGGAAACGGGTATGATCGGCCGACATTTATTTGCAAAAGAACTCGCAGGAACGCGGACGCATCATTTGCATATCTTGCCGTTGGAGGGACTGTACGAAAGAAATGAATTGCTGTTCCGCGACTACCTCCGCGCCCACCCTGATTTGGTCAAACAATATGGCGAGCTCAAACGCATGCTGGCTGAACAACACGGTTCAGACCCGGAGAGCTACACACGCGCAAAAACTTCCTTTATCCAACGCGTTGTGGATTGGGCGCGAACAGAACGCGGACTCCCTCTTGAAAAAGTCTGGGATTAG
- a CDS encoding S1C family serine protease, which yields MSDHDKNSSNASDSIPADSHLDEENGREFTEEELEEMFKAAEEEEMPEPFWHSPRFRKIVVGVMVFAFCAQLLAFLPRIYSLAAIQFLATSAALSQMESIQQYKEAVVVIQSEDSKGTGFMISEDGLVVTNRHVIDKDTRPFVHLPGGGSYMATVVAIDQDVDLALLRIDAEDLPFLPLAENYGGEAGKPIYVIGNPLFFTNIANEGETLGLTYDGRAHLMVLDAPIYKGNSGSPVIAHDGVVIGVVFATSSMEQDGKKRRIGLAVPVDWVWRLQEGAS from the coding sequence ATGTCCGATCACGATAAAAACAGCTCGAATGCAAGCGATTCAATTCCTGCCGATTCGCATTTAGATGAAGAGAACGGCAGGGAATTTACAGAGGAAGAGTTGGAGGAAATGTTCAAAGCCGCGGAAGAGGAAGAAATGCCAGAGCCTTTCTGGCATTCGCCGCGATTCCGCAAAATCGTAGTAGGCGTAATGGTTTTTGCGTTTTGCGCGCAATTGCTGGCCTTTCTGCCCAGAATCTACTCTTTGGCGGCTATTCAATTTTTGGCCACCTCCGCTGCGCTTTCCCAGATGGAGTCCATTCAACAATATAAAGAGGCTGTTGTAGTCATTCAATCCGAAGATTCCAAAGGTACCGGATTCATGATTTCGGAAGATGGTCTTGTAGTGACGAACAGACATGTAATAGATAAGGATACACGCCCATTCGTCCATTTGCCGGGCGGCGGTTCCTATATGGCGACGGTGGTCGCTATTGATCAAGACGTGGATCTGGCTTTGCTGCGCATCGATGCAGAGGATCTGCCATTTTTGCCGCTTGCTGAAAACTATGGAGGGGAAGCAGGCAAGCCCATCTACGTGATCGGCAATCCTCTCTTTTTCACCAATATAGCGAATGAGGGGGAGACGCTGGGTTTGACTTATGATGGACGAGCCCATCTGATGGTGCTGGACGCGCCGATTTACAAAGGCAATAGCGGCAGTCCCGTCATCGCGCACGATGGAGTTGTCATCGGTGTCGTCTTTGCAACCAGCTCTATGGAGCAAGATGGCAAAAAACGCAGAATTGGGCTGGCTGTGCCCGTGGATTGGGTGTGGAGGCTACAAGAGGGCGCCTCCTAA
- a CDS encoding tyrosine-type recombinase/integrase, producing MKRNVMAKLRTHRLLNSSIIVSRLQGRILEDDEEIDSFLHYVEHGYLHDIAHNKQALFYYQHNRIRDLAIIHLILSSGLRVSEVVNLNTEDLDLSKGVASVYRKGMQDQTVRQGVYFAERAKLPLQAYLDIRESQYKPYRDNSLFMAIPRGQDHGKRMSKRAMQQMVTKYAKAFGKPHLTIHKLRHSFATSYYMKNDIYKTQRQLGHASTETTQIYAALTDRTMSQAIHRMN from the coding sequence TTGAAACGCAACGTCATGGCCAAGCTGCGCACGCACCGCCTCCTGAATTCCTCTATCATTGTATCCAGGCTGCAAGGAAGGATCCTGGAGGATGATGAGGAAATTGACAGCTTCCTTCATTATGTGGAGCATGGCTACTTGCACGATATCGCACATAACAAACAAGCACTGTTCTACTATCAGCACAATCGGATTCGGGATTTGGCCATTATCCATCTCATCCTATCTTCCGGACTGCGGGTATCTGAAGTGGTGAATCTGAACACAGAGGATCTTGATTTGAGTAAAGGTGTGGCCTCCGTCTACCGCAAAGGCATGCAGGACCAGACAGTTCGTCAAGGGGTATATTTCGCGGAAAGGGCCAAGCTTCCGCTTCAAGCATACTTGGATATTCGCGAATCCCAATACAAACCCTACAGAGACAACTCGCTCTTCATGGCCATACCACGCGGGCAAGATCATGGCAAGCGCATGTCCAAGCGAGCTATGCAGCAAATGGTCACGAAATATGCCAAAGCATTCGGCAAGCCTCATCTCACTATTCATAAGCTTCGTCATTCCTTCGCAACCAGTTACTACATGAAGAATGACATCTATAAAACCCAACGGCAGCTAGGCCACGCCAGCACAGAAACAACGCAAATCTATGCAGCATTAACCGATCGGACGATGTCGCAGGCGATCCATCGCATGAACTAG
- a CDS encoding response regulator has protein sequence MSKQHYRVLVIDDSEQAREAIRMILGSNPAFEVVAEGASGEEVLALTEQWMPDLILMDIRLPGIGGLEATKLVKENYPYVKVVMVTASDDITHLFDALKKGAQGYLLKNLQPESWHEYLQAICDDEAPMTRELAFRILKEFSSVDKNSASISSPLTAREHDILNFVAKGLSNRDISTELQISEHTVKNHLKNILHKLHLENRVQLARYAYEHGWIGGKGG, from the coding sequence ATGAGCAAACAGCATTATCGCGTACTGGTCATCGATGACAGTGAACAAGCGAGAGAAGCCATTCGCATGATTCTTGGCAGCAACCCGGCATTCGAGGTAGTGGCGGAAGGAGCGTCAGGGGAAGAGGTGCTGGCTCTGACCGAGCAATGGATGCCTGACCTGATATTAATGGACATCCGGCTGCCGGGCATAGGGGGATTGGAAGCCACAAAGCTGGTGAAGGAAAACTATCCGTATGTCAAAGTAGTCATGGTGACCGCGTCCGATGATATTACCCATTTATTCGATGCCTTGAAGAAAGGGGCGCAAGGATACCTGTTGAAAAATCTGCAGCCCGAATCCTGGCACGAGTATCTCCAGGCCATCTGTGATGATGAAGCGCCTATGACGAGAGAGCTGGCCTTCCGCATCCTCAAGGAATTCTCGTCTGTTGACAAGAACAGTGCCTCAATCTCCAGCCCGCTGACAGCTAGAGAACATGATATTCTAAACTTTGTGGCCAAGGGACTCTCCAATCGGGACATCTCGACCGAGCTGCAAATATCCGAGCACACTGTTAAGAATCATCTGAAGAATATTTTGCACAAGCTCCATTTGGAAAACCGGGTGCAATTGGCGCGATATGCATATGAACATGGATGGATTGGAGGCAAGGGGGGATAA
- a CDS encoding sensor histidine kinase — translation MSYKQIKWLILIIPTLTIGIWEYVRHEFLLPYISMEMGNWLAPLIVFLVSVLFLNQLFRLIEHNQAALNEAKAVQTAMMERERIARELHDGIAQSLFLLNAQIDRIDKLQQAAEPTDESLRQLKENVHRTNTYVRQAIANLRYPADPVSIPWMQSIQSLIDELQRESELEITMNWRIEESCLSAKEKVELLASTREALLNIHKHAEARHVRIESNELGNGGWEVTIADDGKGFDTGRRFDQNRYGIRMMEDRAKMMNWSFHIERVQQQTVVLIRKEKKG, via the coding sequence ATGTCTTATAAGCAAATCAAATGGTTAATCCTCATCATTCCTACATTGACGATCGGAATCTGGGAATACGTGCGCCATGAATTTCTGCTGCCGTACATCTCCATGGAAATGGGCAATTGGCTTGCGCCGCTTATCGTGTTTCTGGTATCGGTCTTATTTTTGAACCAGTTATTTCGGCTTATCGAGCACAATCAAGCGGCATTGAACGAAGCGAAGGCGGTACAAACGGCGATGATGGAGCGAGAACGCATCGCCAGAGAACTGCATGACGGCATCGCCCAATCGCTGTTTCTTCTAAATGCCCAGATCGATCGCATCGACAAGTTGCAGCAAGCTGCAGAACCGACGGATGAATCGCTGCGACAGTTGAAAGAGAATGTTCATCGGACGAATACGTATGTCAGACAAGCCATTGCCAATCTGCGATATCCCGCCGATCCGGTATCCATTCCCTGGATGCAGAGCATTCAGAGCCTTATCGATGAACTGCAGAGAGAATCCGAGCTTGAAATCACGATGAACTGGCGGATTGAGGAGAGCTGTTTGTCGGCGAAGGAGAAGGTAGAGCTGCTGGCCTCCACACGCGAAGCGCTGTTGAATATTCACAAGCACGCAGAAGCCCGGCATGTGCGCATTGAATCCAACGAGCTAGGCAACGGCGGTTGGGAGGTCACCATTGCGGATGACGGCAAGGGCTTCGATACCGGACGAAGGTTCGATCAGAATCGATATGGGATTCGGATGATGGAAGACCGTGCCAAGATGATGAACTGGTCCTTTCATATTGAGCGGGTCCAACAGCAAACCGTGGTGCTGATCAGAAAGGAGAAGAAAGGATGA
- a CDS encoding PepSY-associated TM helix domain-containing protein: MIHDMPNEQPSSSTRHEPSKQAANRMLPALYQAVWRWHFYAGVIFAPFLIILAFSGAVYLFKPQIEGMLYKDMLTVTSVGVQPIGADELIAKTERAYPGTTISSITFSDAPDQTVKMTAIRNGAATTMYADPYTGQIKGMMNSDETFSAFFKKMHSELVIGGTWANRLVELAACWGGILVITGLYLWWPRNRAAIMGTILPRLSKPGSRIFWRDLHAVPAFWLSLGILILIATGLPWSGVMGGQIDRIANATHTSYPPYAQSFLAKPESVTLTKDVAEDVPWAAENIPVPQSMSGDYVRLPVQDIVGIADQREVNKPYTISMPQGQRGVYTISTAHDKPGRDATLHVDSYSGAVLTDVRFADYGVMAKAITLGIALHEGRLFGLANQLLGLMTCMGLIVIAVSSYVMWRKRKPQGALGAPGKPKNRKASIGVVVIMLLFGAIMPLVGLSILIILCLDLLLLRRIRRLQSWFSA; the protein is encoded by the coding sequence ATGATACACGATATGCCGAATGAACAACCATCGAGCAGCACTCGCCACGAACCAAGCAAGCAGGCGGCGAATCGCATGCTTCCAGCGTTATACCAAGCCGTGTGGCGATGGCATTTCTATGCCGGGGTGATCTTTGCTCCTTTCTTGATCATTCTCGCCTTCAGCGGTGCAGTCTATTTGTTCAAGCCGCAAATTGAAGGCATGCTGTACAAGGATATGTTAACCGTAACTTCGGTTGGCGTCCAACCGATTGGTGCAGATGAGCTGATTGCCAAGACGGAACGAGCCTACCCGGGCACGACGATTTCCTCTATTACCTTCTCGGATGCTCCGGATCAAACCGTCAAGATGACGGCGATTCGGAATGGTGCCGCAACGACGATGTATGCAGACCCTTATACCGGCCAGATCAAGGGAATGATGAACAGCGATGAGACGTTCTCCGCATTTTTCAAGAAGATGCACAGTGAGCTCGTCATAGGCGGAACCTGGGCGAATCGATTAGTAGAACTTGCAGCATGCTGGGGGGGCATACTAGTGATCACCGGACTTTATTTATGGTGGCCGCGCAATAGAGCTGCCATAATGGGGACGATCCTGCCCCGCTTGAGCAAGCCTGGCAGCCGCATCTTCTGGCGAGATTTGCATGCAGTGCCTGCATTCTGGCTTTCCCTGGGCATCTTGATTCTGATTGCGACCGGTCTTCCGTGGTCAGGTGTAATGGGTGGACAAATTGATCGGATAGCGAATGCGACTCATACGAGCTATCCGCCCTACGCTCAAAGCTTCTTGGCTAAGCCGGAATCAGTTACGCTGACCAAGGACGTAGCGGAGGATGTGCCTTGGGCCGCCGAGAACATCCCTGTCCCGCAATCGATGAGCGGGGATTATGTGCGTCTGCCTGTTCAAGACATAGTCGGGATTGCGGATCAACGTGAGGTGAACAAGCCGTACACGATCTCCATGCCGCAAGGGCAGAGAGGCGTTTATACGATCTCCACAGCCCATGACAAGCCTGGCCGCGATGCCACCTTGCACGTCGATTCATACAGCGGGGCTGTCTTGACGGACGTCCGTTTTGCAGATTATGGCGTGATGGCCAAAGCGATAACGCTGGGAATTGCGTTGCATGAAGGACGATTGTTCGGATTGGCCAATCAGCTTCTTGGTCTCATGACGTGCATGGGATTGATTGTGATCGCGGTCAGTTCCTATGTGATGTGGCGGAAGCGAAAGCCGCAAGGTGCATTGGGTGCTCCCGGCAAACCCAAAAATCGCAAAGCATCGATTGGCGTTGTAGTCATTATGCTATTGTTCGGCGCGATTATGCCATTGGTCGGGTTGTCCATACTCATCATCCTATGCCTGGATTTGCTGTTGCTTAGAAGAATACGACGATTACAAAGCTGGTTTTCAGCGTAG
- a CDS encoding FixH family protein: MTASLRKHSTFALCMLLSACLLLSGCTANVSSTDENGLLPHLTVDLQVPELIEAGQNAMFTILVQENGQPYEDAEHVEFEIWPVDHRQDGVTVTGEQVAPGTYTASSIIAEEGLYMIQCRIISEEYAVMPAKHFAIGEAAVHQLLELQEQAKAGVSVGNSSGSGGHHH; this comes from the coding sequence ATGACAGCAAGCCTAAGAAAACATTCCACATTCGCACTATGCATGCTGCTTTCGGCCTGCTTGCTCCTGTCCGGTTGCACAGCAAATGTAAGTTCTACGGATGAGAACGGGCTATTGCCGCATCTTACAGTAGATTTGCAGGTGCCTGAGCTCATTGAGGCCGGTCAGAACGCCATGTTTACGATTCTCGTTCAGGAAAATGGCCAACCGTACGAGGATGCAGAGCATGTGGAATTCGAGATTTGGCCTGTTGACCATCGGCAGGATGGTGTGACAGTGACAGGTGAACAGGTAGCTCCCGGCACTTACACAGCCAGCTCCATTATTGCAGAGGAAGGCCTGTACATGATCCAGTGCCGCATAATCTCGGAGGAATATGCAGTGATGCCCGCCAAGCATTTCGCCATCGGCGAAGCGGCTGTACATCAGCTGCTGGAGTTGCAAGAACAAGCCAAGGCAGGTGTCTCTGTCGGCAATAGTTCCGGCTCAGGCGGACATCATCATTAA
- a CDS encoding ABC transporter ATP-binding protein, with protein sequence MADSMIVMKRVQKVIKRQAIIQDLHLAVEKSQVVALLGGNGAGKSTILRMLAGILHPNRGEITIGGRQWNMNRRAYAEQIGYMPDDFRFSPGLTARETLLFWAKLKGLSKEHVSEALVQVGLEHTGNKPVSSFSKGMRQRILFAQALLAHPPVVLMDEPTNGLDPYWMESFVRIVRQAASTGQTILFSTHQLQVAELLADRVVFLRNGAIALDGSAQQIRDMLGAGGLQDAVAAMYGISRTGKKESP encoded by the coding sequence GTGGCTGATTCGATGATCGTGATGAAGCGCGTGCAGAAGGTCATCAAGCGTCAGGCGATTATTCAGGACTTGCATCTTGCTGTGGAGAAAAGCCAGGTTGTTGCGCTGCTTGGCGGCAACGGTGCGGGCAAGAGCACCATCCTGCGCATGCTGGCCGGGATTCTGCATCCGAATCGGGGAGAGATCACCATAGGCGGAAGGCAATGGAACATGAACCGGCGGGCGTACGCGGAACAGATCGGATATATGCCCGATGACTTCCGGTTCAGTCCGGGGCTTACAGCAAGGGAGACGCTGCTATTCTGGGCCAAGCTAAAGGGACTTTCCAAGGAGCATGTGAGTGAAGCGCTGGTCCAGGTAGGCTTGGAGCATACGGGGAACAAGCCGGTCTCCTCCTTCTCGAAGGGGATGCGTCAGCGGATTTTGTTCGCGCAGGCTCTGTTGGCCCATCCGCCCGTTGTCCTGATGGACGAACCGACCAATGGCCTTGATCCTTATTGGATGGAAAGCTTCGTGAGAATAGTACGGCAAGCCGCTTCAACTGGGCAGACGATCCTGTTCTCCACACATCAGCTGCAGGTTGCGGAATTGCTTGCTGACCGCGTTGTCTTTCTCCGGAATGGCGCTATCGCTCTGGACGGGAGCGCCCAGCAAATTCGGGATATGCTGGGCGCGGGAGGTTTGCAGGATGCTGTTGCCGCGATGTACGGGATTTCCCGTACAGGAAAAAAAGAAAGTCCTTGA